In Agromyces sp. 3263, a single genomic region encodes these proteins:
- the yidD gene encoding membrane protein insertion efficiency factor YidD — MRDLALFVVLLPRNLGVLLLRGYRAAISPLYGDVCRYYPSCSAYGLGSVQQRGLVVGTALTAWRIIRCNPWTAGGIDDVRPAGHDRYRTTSFGWVVPKGMFPKAEADAAAARRAHELAHRADDGIARHSTLRPLTAEPANMTSTPALSRKD, encoded by the coding sequence ATGCGCGACCTCGCCCTCTTCGTCGTGCTCCTCCCCCGCAACCTGGGCGTGCTGCTGCTCCGTGGATATCGCGCCGCGATCTCACCCCTCTACGGCGACGTCTGCCGCTACTACCCGTCCTGCTCGGCCTACGGGCTCGGCTCGGTGCAGCAGCGCGGACTGGTCGTGGGCACCGCGCTGACGGCATGGCGCATCATCCGCTGCAATCCCTGGACGGCCGGCGGCATCGACGACGTCCGGCCGGCGGGTCACGACCGGTACCGCACCACCTCGTTCGGATGGGTGGTGCCGAAGGGCATGTTCCCGAAGGCGGAAGCGGATGCCGCGGCCGCGCGCCGCGCCCACGAACTCGCTCATCGGGCTGACGACGGCATCGCCCGCCACTCCACGCTCCGCCCGCTCACCGCCGAGCCGGCGAACATGACCTCGACCCCCGCACTGTCCCGAAAGGACTGA
- the yidC gene encoding membrane protein insertase YidC, with amino-acid sequence MPDLIGLILWPIKWVIELILVAFHSMWTFFGLDPNAGVTWVLSIVGLVIVVRAALIPIFVRQIKSQRRMLEVAPQLKKIQDKYKGKKDQFSREAMSRETMELYKKTGTNPLSSCLPLLLQMPVFFALFSVLQDAQHDKAGVGLFTQELANSFANAEFLGAPLKATFIEQWNLMTASEPFSINVMVIALTMIVLMTASQFITQLQIVSKNMSPETKASPMFRQQRILLYLLPLVFAFSGVAFPLGVMFYWLISNFWTMGQQFLVIRNMPTPGSEAARAREARLAKKGKLVVEDKPETIVVEEKKTTQRQQPVGKTRAKKQGGK; translated from the coding sequence ATGCCTGATCTCATCGGCTTGATCCTCTGGCCCATCAAGTGGGTCATCGAGTTGATCCTCGTCGCGTTCCACTCGATGTGGACGTTCTTCGGGCTCGACCCCAACGCGGGCGTCACCTGGGTGCTGTCGATCGTCGGCCTGGTCATCGTGGTGCGTGCCGCGCTGATCCCGATCTTCGTCCGCCAGATCAAGAGCCAGCGCCGCATGCTCGAGGTCGCGCCGCAGCTCAAGAAGATCCAGGACAAGTACAAGGGCAAGAAGGACCAGTTCTCCCGCGAGGCGATGTCGCGCGAGACGATGGAGCTGTACAAGAAGACCGGCACCAACCCGCTCTCCTCCTGCCTACCGCTCCTGCTGCAGATGCCGGTGTTCTTCGCACTGTTCTCGGTGCTCCAGGACGCGCAGCACGACAAGGCCGGTGTCGGCCTCTTTACGCAGGAGCTCGCCAACTCGTTCGCGAACGCCGAGTTCCTCGGCGCACCGCTGAAGGCCACGTTCATCGAGCAGTGGAACCTCATGACGGCCAGCGAGCCGTTCAGCATCAACGTCATGGTCATCGCGCTCACGATGATCGTGCTCATGACGGCGTCGCAGTTCATCACGCAGCTGCAGATCGTCTCGAAGAACATGTCGCCTGAGACCAAGGCGAGCCCGATGTTCCGTCAGCAGCGCATCCTCCTGTACCTGCTCCCCCTCGTCTTCGCGTTCTCGGGTGTCGCCTTCCCCCTCGGCGTGATGTTCTACTGGCTGATCTCCAACTTCTGGACCATGGGGCAGCAGTTCCTCGTCATCCGCAACATGCCGACGCCGGGCAGCGAGGCGGCCCGGGCCCGTGAGGCGCGCTTGGCGAAGAAGGGCAAGCTCGTCGTCGAGGACAAGCCCGAGACGATCGTCGTCGAAGAGAAGAAGACCACGCAGCGTCAGCAGCCAGTCGGCAAGACGCGTGCGAAGAAGCAGGGTGGAAAGTAG
- a CDS encoding R3H domain-containing nucleic acid-binding protein: protein MTNVQHETDDRSIAQLEEEGDIAADYIEELLDICDLDGDIDIDARNGRAYVSVNAGEGANLNLLSKPDTVSALQELTRLAVQTKTGAFSRLILDIGGSRDIRRSELGGLVSRAIERIEAGAAEAALPPMSSYERKLVHDLVSEQGFHSESRGEGAERHTIITRGA, encoded by the coding sequence ATGACCAACGTGCAGCACGAGACGGACGACCGCTCGATCGCCCAGCTCGAAGAAGAAGGCGACATCGCCGCCGACTACATCGAGGAACTCCTCGACATCTGCGACCTCGATGGCGACATCGACATCGACGCACGCAACGGCCGGGCGTACGTCTCGGTGAATGCCGGCGAGGGCGCCAACCTCAATCTGCTCTCGAAGCCCGACACGGTGAGCGCCCTCCAGGAGCTCACCCGGCTCGCCGTGCAGACCAAGACCGGTGCGTTCTCCCGTCTCATCCTCGACATCGGCGGCTCGCGCGACATCCGCCGGAGTGAGCTCGGCGGCCTCGTCAGTCGTGCGATCGAGCGCATCGAGGCCGGCGCGGCCGAGGCGGCCCTGCCTCCGATGTCGTCGTACGAGCGCAAGCTCGTGCACGACCTGGTGAGCGAGCAGGGATTCCACTCCGAGTCCCGCGGTGAAGGCGCCGAGCGTCACACCATCATCACCCGCGGTGCCTGA
- the rsmG gene encoding 16S rRNA (guanine(527)-N(7))-methyltransferase RsmG, with translation MTDGLEPEPAAAAAIFGEHLDMGRRFTESLARHGEELGLIGPLELPRLWTRHILNSALVAPLLRPGRVGDVGSGAGLPGLVLAIMRPDVAFTLIEPMERRVAWLRRQADELELANVEVVRARAEESKLNGSLDQVTARAVSALRTLIPVTAPLLKPGGELVLMKGAGVDGEIAAAEKVIRKFGVRSAEVLVLGEGVVSEVTRVFRATVR, from the coding sequence ATGACCGACGGACTCGAGCCCGAGCCGGCGGCCGCGGCCGCGATCTTCGGCGAGCACCTCGACATGGGCCGCCGCTTCACCGAGTCGCTCGCACGTCACGGTGAAGAGCTGGGACTCATCGGGCCGCTGGAGCTGCCGCGCCTCTGGACCCGCCACATCCTCAACAGTGCGCTGGTCGCTCCGCTCCTCCGCCCCGGCCGCGTCGGTGATGTCGGTTCAGGAGCTGGGCTCCCAGGCCTCGTACTGGCGATCATGCGACCGGATGTCGCATTCACGCTCATCGAGCCGATGGAACGACGTGTGGCATGGTTGCGGCGGCAGGCCGACGAACTCGAGCTCGCGAACGTCGAGGTGGTTCGCGCGCGCGCCGAAGAGTCGAAGCTCAACGGGAGCCTCGACCAGGTGACCGCGAGGGCCGTGAGCGCGCTCCGCACTCTGATCCCCGTCACCGCTCCCCTGCTCAAGCCGGGCGGTGAGCTCGTGCTCATGAAGGGCGCAGGAGTCGACGGTGAGATCGCGGCGGCCGAGAAGGTCATCCGCAAGTTCGGTGTTCGGAGCGCTGAGGTGCTGGTACTCGGCGAAGGCGTGGTGTCGGAAGTCACCCGCGTGTTCCGGGCGACTGTCCGCTAG
- a CDS encoding ParA family protein, whose amino-acid sequence MPPIPVSRETDVRHGGTPLADQLAEETRRRIALDEAVLPLPASTRVLTISNQKGGVGKTTSAVNLAAALARSGAHVLVIDLDPQGNASTALGVDHRSEQQSVYDVLVADLPLADVVRPSTEHESLDCVPATIHLAGAEIELVSLVAREQRLRRALDRHLVDMERPYDYVFIDCPPSLGLLTINAFVAAREVLIPIQCEYYALEGLSQLLSNIELIEKHLNPELRLSTILLTMYDSRTNLAQQVAQEVRDHFPAQTLETIIPRSVRVSEAPSYGQSVISYDFSSSGSLSYREAAAEIALRGAVNQKDDH is encoded by the coding sequence CTGCCACCCATTCCCGTTTCACGTGAAACGGACGTCCGACACGGAGGAACTCCCCTGGCCGATCAACTTGCCGAAGAGACTCGGCGCCGCATCGCCCTGGACGAAGCGGTGCTTCCACTGCCAGCGAGTACCAGGGTCCTGACCATTTCGAACCAGAAGGGTGGCGTCGGAAAGACGACGAGCGCGGTGAACCTCGCCGCCGCACTCGCCCGCTCCGGCGCCCATGTGCTCGTCATCGACCTCGATCCTCAGGGGAACGCGTCGACCGCGCTCGGCGTCGACCATCGCTCCGAGCAGCAGAGCGTGTACGACGTGCTCGTCGCGGACCTCCCGCTTGCCGACGTCGTGCGCCCGTCGACCGAACACGAATCACTCGACTGCGTACCCGCGACCATCCACCTCGCCGGCGCCGAGATCGAGCTCGTGTCTCTCGTGGCGAGGGAGCAGCGTCTTCGCAGGGCACTCGATCGACACCTCGTCGACATGGAGCGTCCGTACGACTACGTCTTCATCGACTGCCCTCCGTCGCTGGGCCTTCTCACCATCAATGCCTTCGTCGCGGCCCGAGAGGTGCTGATTCCCATCCAGTGCGAGTACTACGCTCTCGAGGGACTCTCCCAACTGCTGAGCAACATCGAGTTGATCGAGAAGCACCTCAATCCCGAATTGCGACTTTCGACGATCCTGCTCACGATGTACGACTCCCGCACGAACCTGGCGCAGCAGGTCGCGCAAGAAGTACGCGACCACTTCCCCGCCCAGACGCTGGAGACGATCATTCCGCGGTCCGTCCGAGTGTCGGAGGCACCGAGCTACGGCCAGAGCGTGATCAGCTACGACTTCAGCTCGAGCGGATCCTTGTCGTACCGCGAAGCAGCGGCAGAGATCGCGCTTCGCGGCGCAGTGAACCAGAAGGACGACCACTGA
- a CDS encoding ParB/RepB/Spo0J family partition protein, with protein sequence MATKRTGLGRGIGALIPTGEDTPRPNRPVDVFFPDSDSQSPTAVAVVEQAAASEGLLAVPGARLARLNPDDIVPNAHQPRSVFDPEDLAELVHSVREFGVLQPIVVRPHPDQPGKYELVMGERRLRATKAAGLDTIPAVVKDTANEDMLRDALLENLHRSQLNPLEEASAYQQLLADFGITQEELASRIGRSRPQISNTLRLLKLPEPVQLRVAAGVLSAGHARAILASSDDPEAMQRFADKIVNEELSVRAAEAVATSEAKPSRVKPAAGKRQDFLDDLAGRLGDRLNTRVRIALGARKGQISIDFATVQDLRRILSDLGEELEGV encoded by the coding sequence ATGGCAACCAAGCGAACCGGACTCGGCCGTGGCATCGGCGCACTGATTCCCACGGGCGAAGACACGCCTCGCCCGAACCGACCGGTCGACGTCTTCTTCCCCGACTCCGACTCCCAGTCCCCCACCGCGGTTGCGGTGGTCGAGCAAGCGGCGGCGAGCGAGGGACTCCTCGCTGTCCCGGGGGCACGACTTGCACGCCTGAATCCCGACGACATCGTGCCGAATGCGCACCAGCCGCGCAGCGTCTTCGACCCGGAGGACCTCGCGGAGCTCGTACACAGCGTGCGTGAGTTCGGCGTGCTGCAGCCGATCGTCGTGCGTCCCCATCCCGACCAGCCCGGCAAGTACGAGCTGGTCATGGGCGAGCGACGACTCCGTGCCACGAAGGCGGCCGGCCTCGACACCATTCCCGCGGTCGTGAAGGATACGGCGAACGAGGACATGCTGCGCGACGCGCTGCTCGAGAACCTCCACCGCTCTCAGCTCAATCCGCTGGAGGAGGCGTCGGCGTACCAGCAGTTGCTGGCCGACTTCGGAATCACCCAGGAGGAGCTGGCGTCGCGCATTGGTCGCTCACGTCCGCAGATCTCGAACACGCTTCGCCTGCTGAAGCTCCCCGAACCGGTGCAACTGCGCGTCGCAGCCGGGGTTCTCAGTGCCGGGCACGCTCGCGCGATCCTCGCGTCCAGCGACGACCCGGAGGCGATGCAGCGATTCGCCGACAAGATCGTGAACGAGGAACTCTCGGTCCGTGCTGCGGAGGCCGTCGCCACCAGCGAGGCGAAACCGTCCCGGGTGAAGCCCGCTGCAGGGAAGCGCCAGGATTTCCTGGACGACCTCGCCGGACGACTGGGAGATCGACTCAATACCCGCGTCCGCATCGCCCTCGGCGCTCGGAAAGGCCAGATCAGCATTGATTTCGCCACCGTGCAGGATCTCCGCCGTATTCTCAGCGACCTCGGTGAGGAACTCGAGGGCGTCTAA
- a CDS encoding D-alanine--D-alanine ligase, translating to MSDSNGLYVIVLAGGISHERDVSLRSGRRVADALVSAGHRVVLRDPDAALLPFLATEQPDVVFPALHGSSGEDGSLLELLAGLGVATVGSTGAAARRAWSKPLASSIVAQAGLAVPQSIVLSHEAFRELGAASVLRVVRSALEGDLVVKPGSGGSAQGVTIVDDTDALPRAMVEAFTYDDVAVVERRIVGTEIAVAVIDAGDGPQALVPVEIEPSAGIYGFQARYNAGETTFYAPSRLSDEVAAAVSDAAVLAHRTLGLRDLSRVDFIVDADGTPWFLEANVIPGLTETSLLPLAIEASGTSASTVYSGLVRAASARTRSAQSHETG from the coding sequence ATGAGCGATTCCAACGGTCTCTACGTGATCGTCCTGGCGGGCGGCATCTCTCACGAGCGCGATGTCTCACTGCGGTCGGGGCGGCGAGTGGCCGACGCGCTGGTGTCAGCCGGGCACCGAGTCGTGCTGCGCGACCCCGATGCGGCATTGCTGCCGTTCCTCGCGACCGAGCAACCCGACGTGGTGTTCCCCGCCCTGCACGGATCAAGCGGTGAGGACGGCTCACTGCTCGAACTGCTGGCCGGCCTCGGTGTCGCCACCGTCGGCTCGACGGGTGCTGCAGCAAGGAGGGCATGGTCCAAGCCCTTGGCGAGCTCAATCGTCGCCCAGGCGGGACTCGCGGTTCCCCAGTCGATCGTGCTGTCACATGAGGCCTTCCGGGAACTCGGTGCGGCCAGCGTGCTCCGGGTCGTGCGCTCGGCCCTCGAGGGCGACCTCGTCGTGAAACCGGGCTCCGGCGGTTCAGCGCAGGGCGTCACCATCGTCGACGACACCGACGCGCTGCCTCGCGCGATGGTGGAGGCCTTCACCTACGACGACGTCGCCGTGGTCGAACGTCGCATCGTCGGCACCGAGATCGCCGTCGCGGTGATCGATGCGGGCGACGGCCCGCAGGCGCTCGTCCCGGTCGAGATCGAGCCGTCGGCGGGGATCTACGGCTTCCAAGCGAGGTACAACGCCGGCGAGACGACGTTCTATGCGCCGTCCCGCCTGAGCGACGAGGTGGCTGCTGCAGTCTCGGATGCCGCGGTGCTCGCGCACCGCACCCTCGGACTCCGCGACCTCTCCCGGGTCGATTTCATCGTCGACGCCGACGGCACGCCGTGGTTCCTCGAGGCGAACGTCATTCCCGGACTCACCGAGACGTCACTGCTGCCACTGGCCATCGAGGCCTCGGGCACGAGTGCGAGCACCGTGTACAGCGGGCTCGTGCGAGCGGCATCCGCCCGCACCCGGTCGGCGCAGTCGCACGAAACCGGGTGA
- a CDS encoding PLP-dependent aminotransferase family protein, translating to MTSDGVPQRTGNNLDPWYANYAERAAGLAASEVRALFAVASRPEVVSLAGGMPFVSALPQELIVSSMERVMRTQGPTALQYGSGQGIPELREHILDVMSLEGIRGSVDNVVTATGSQQALDLVAKLFIDPGDVILAESPSYVGALGVFRSYQASVVHVAMDEDGLIPEALRQTIAHLRGQGRRIKFLYTIPNFHNPAGVTLAASRRPEILEICRQNEILVLEDNPYGLLHFDEPAPNALRSLDEDGVIYLGSFSKTLAPGFRVGWALAPHAIREKLILAAESAILSPSSFSQLVVSEYLSSTDWRAQIDTFRGVYRERKDAMIEALGEYLPQLSWTNPNGGFYVWVTMPDVLDSKQMLPRAVRELVAYTPGTAFFADGRGRHAMRLSFCYPTPEAIRVGIRRLATVVNGELDLLDTFAGTGTLQLPPSSGYESAPPSDLK from the coding sequence GTGACCTCTGACGGCGTCCCCCAGCGGACCGGCAACAACCTCGACCCTTGGTACGCGAACTACGCCGAGCGAGCTGCCGGCCTGGCCGCCTCCGAGGTCCGAGCCCTGTTCGCCGTCGCCTCACGCCCCGAGGTGGTCTCGCTCGCCGGCGGCATGCCCTTCGTCTCCGCCCTCCCGCAGGAGCTCATCGTCTCGTCGATGGAGCGCGTCATGCGCACCCAGGGTCCGACGGCGCTGCAGTACGGCTCAGGCCAGGGCATCCCCGAGCTCCGCGAACACATCCTCGATGTCATGTCACTCGAGGGCATCCGCGGGTCGGTGGACAACGTCGTGACGGCGACCGGATCCCAGCAGGCCCTCGACCTCGTCGCGAAGCTCTTCATCGACCCGGGCGACGTCATTCTCGCCGAGTCGCCGAGCTACGTCGGCGCCCTCGGCGTGTTCCGGTCGTACCAGGCGAGCGTGGTGCACGTCGCGATGGACGAGGACGGCCTCATTCCCGAGGCGCTCCGCCAGACGATCGCCCACCTGCGCGGGCAGGGTCGGCGCATCAAATTCCTCTACACCATTCCGAACTTCCACAACCCGGCCGGCGTCACGCTCGCGGCGTCACGGCGGCCCGAGATCCTCGAGATCTGCCGCCAGAACGAGATCCTCGTGCTCGAGGACAACCCCTACGGGCTGCTGCACTTCGATGAGCCGGCACCGAACGCACTCCGCTCGCTCGATGAGGACGGCGTCATCTACCTGGGCTCGTTCTCGAAGACGCTCGCCCCCGGTTTCCGCGTCGGCTGGGCCCTCGCGCCGCACGCCATCCGCGAGAAGCTCATCCTCGCCGCCGAATCGGCGATCCTCTCCCCGAGCTCGTTCAGCCAGCTCGTCGTGTCGGAGTACCTGTCGAGCACTGACTGGCGCGCGCAGATCGACACGTTCCGAGGTGTGTATCGGGAGCGCAAGGACGCGATGATCGAGGCGCTGGGGGAGTACCTCCCGCAACTCAGCTGGACGAATCCGAACGGCGGCTTCTACGTGTGGGTCACCATGCCGGATGTGCTCGATTCGAAGCAAATGCTGCCTCGGGCGGTGCGAGAGCTGGTCGCCTACACGCCCGGCACCGCGTTCTTCGCCGATGGTCGCGGGCGACACGCCATGCGGCTCTCGTTCTGCTATCCGACGCCCGAAGCCATCCGCGTCGGCATCCGTCGGCTCGCCACGGTCGTCAACGGCGAACTCGACCTCCTCGACACCTTCGCCGGCACGGGCACGCTGCAACTGCCGCCCAGCTCCGGCTACGAATCCGCCCCGCCGTCCGACCTCAAGTAG
- the trxA gene encoding thioredoxin, protein MTARAVTEATFEQEVLNSEKAVLVDFWAEWCGPCRMVSPILDQIATEHADKLDIVKLNVDENPQLAMKYQITAIPAFKVFEKGEVVKTVIGAKPKPALEADLAAYIS, encoded by the coding sequence ATGACTGCACGCGCAGTGACCGAGGCCACCTTCGAGCAGGAGGTCCTCAACAGTGAGAAGGCCGTCCTGGTCGACTTCTGGGCCGAGTGGTGCGGCCCGTGTCGCATGGTGAGCCCGATCCTCGACCAGATCGCGACCGAGCACGCCGACAAGCTCGACATCGTGAAGCTGAACGTCGACGAGAACCCGCAGCTCGCGATGAAGTACCAGATCACCGCGATTCCCGCGTTCAAGGTCTTCGAGAAGGGCGAGGTCGTCAAGACCGTCATCGGCGCCAAGCCGAAGCCCGCACTCGAGGCCGACCTCGCCGCCTACATCTCGTAG
- the trxB gene encoding thioredoxin-disulfide reductase has protein sequence MRDIIIIGSGPAGFTAAIYAARAELKPLLIASSVEIGGELMNTTEVENYPGFPDGIMGPDLMAKFQAQAERFGTEVVYDDVVELELDGPVKRVKLGNGETHEATTLIYATGSAYRKLGLPEEEILSGHGLSWCATCDGFFFRQKTIAVIGGGDSAMEEATFLTRFADKVYVIHRRDSLKASKIMQQRAFDNEKIEFVWNAEIAAIHGTTAVTGVTLRDTVTGDQRALDLDGLFVAIGNDPRTHLVHGKLDLTPEGTIWVDGRTSKTSVPGVFAAGDVIDPHYRQAITAAGSGTVAALDAEHYLAALGNEQAAEALLENEFVAVD, from the coding sequence GTGCGCGACATCATCATCATCGGCTCTGGGCCGGCCGGATTCACGGCCGCGATCTACGCCGCGCGCGCCGAGTTGAAGCCCCTCCTCATCGCCAGCTCGGTCGAGATCGGCGGCGAGCTGATGAACACGACCGAGGTCGAGAACTATCCCGGGTTCCCCGACGGCATCATGGGCCCCGACCTGATGGCGAAGTTCCAGGCGCAGGCCGAGCGGTTCGGCACCGAGGTCGTCTACGACGACGTGGTCGAGCTCGAGCTCGACGGGCCGGTCAAGCGCGTCAAGCTCGGCAACGGCGAGACCCACGAGGCCACGACGCTCATCTACGCGACCGGTTCGGCCTATCGCAAGCTCGGCCTTCCCGAGGAGGAGATCCTCTCGGGCCACGGCCTCTCGTGGTGCGCCACCTGTGATGGATTCTTCTTCCGTCAGAAGACCATCGCGGTGATCGGCGGCGGCGACTCCGCGATGGAGGAGGCGACCTTCCTCACGCGGTTCGCCGACAAGGTCTACGTCATCCACCGTCGCGACTCCCTCAAGGCGTCGAAGATCATGCAGCAGCGCGCGTTCGACAACGAGAAGATCGAGTTCGTGTGGAACGCCGAGATCGCGGCGATCCACGGCACCACGGCGGTCACCGGCGTGACGCTTCGCGACACCGTCACCGGCGACCAGCGCGCACTCGACCTCGACGGCCTGTTCGTCGCCATCGGCAACGACCCGCGCACGCACCTCGTGCACGGCAAGCTCGATCTCACGCCCGAGGGCACCATCTGGGTCGACGGTCGCACGTCGAAGACCTCGGTGCCGGGTGTCTTCGCGGCCGGCGACGTGATCGACCCGCACTACCGGCAGGCGATCACCGCCGCCGGTTCGGGCACGGTCGCCGCGCTCGACGCGGAGCACTACCTCGCCGCCCTGGGCAACGAGCAGGCCGCCGAGGCGCTGCTCGAGAACGAATTCGTCGCGGTCGACTGA
- the murJ gene encoding murein biosynthesis integral membrane protein MurJ, translating into MADDDRIGRASAFLASGTIVSRVLGFVKAIIVAATIGVVGSAGADAFAVANGLPNTVYVIVAGGVLSAVLVPQIVRAGSHADGGGAYINKLLTVALVILAGATIIATALAPLLALLYGATLPPATLDLAIAFAWWCLPQIFFYGLYTLLGEVLNARRSFGPFTWVPVLNNIVAIAGLLVFATLFGVDPDGTRSADAWTPGMVAVLAGSATAGIAAQALILFWFWRRIGLRYRPDFAWRGVGLGTAGRMAGWTFGMLLLTTLAGIVQSLVLGTASGSDNASVAAVDYAWLIFMLPHSVITVSIATAYFTRMSEHAARDDHDKVRDDVSSAIRGITLIINLAAAVLLVIAYPFAAVFETGSFPDTAALGNVVIAFTLGLVPFSMLFVVQRTFYALGDTRTPFRFTLFQVIVFTAGAFSCLLLPKDLLAAGIALVTTIACMAQLTVAAWLLRRRLDTLDGRRILGGFARSLAALVLPLLAGVGLLILLGGTVEGGFAVSGIFGAVVSMAVIGTVMAVLYFGGLWLLRSPELRGFATPLVARLRRG; encoded by the coding sequence GTGGCTGACGACGACCGTATCGGCCGAGCCAGCGCGTTCCTGGCATCGGGCACCATCGTCTCGCGCGTGCTGGGGTTCGTGAAGGCGATCATCGTCGCCGCCACCATCGGCGTGGTCGGGTCCGCAGGGGCTGACGCGTTCGCGGTCGCCAATGGGCTTCCCAACACCGTCTACGTCATCGTCGCGGGCGGCGTGCTGAGCGCCGTGCTCGTGCCCCAGATCGTGCGTGCCGGCTCGCACGCCGACGGCGGCGGCGCCTACATCAACAAGCTGCTCACGGTCGCGCTCGTGATCCTCGCGGGCGCCACGATCATCGCCACCGCGCTCGCACCCCTCCTGGCCCTGCTGTACGGGGCGACCCTGCCGCCCGCCACCCTCGACCTCGCCATCGCGTTCGCGTGGTGGTGCCTTCCCCAGATCTTCTTCTACGGCCTCTACACGCTCCTCGGCGAGGTACTCAACGCCCGCCGGAGTTTCGGGCCGTTCACCTGGGTTCCGGTGCTCAACAACATCGTGGCGATCGCGGGACTCCTCGTGTTCGCGACGCTCTTCGGGGTCGATCCCGACGGCACGAGGTCGGCCGACGCCTGGACGCCCGGCATGGTCGCCGTGCTGGCGGGCTCGGCGACCGCCGGCATCGCGGCGCAGGCGCTCATCCTCTTCTGGTTCTGGCGCCGCATCGGCCTGCGCTACCGCCCCGACTTCGCGTGGCGCGGTGTTGGCCTCGGCACCGCCGGCCGCATGGCGGGTTGGACGTTCGGCATGCTGCTGCTCACGACGCTCGCGGGCATCGTGCAGTCGCTCGTGCTGGGCACGGCCTCCGGAAGCGACAACGCGTCGGTCGCCGCGGTCGACTACGCGTGGCTCATCTTCATGCTCCCGCACTCCGTGATCACCGTGTCGATCGCCACCGCGTACTTCACTCGCATGAGCGAGCACGCCGCGCGCGACGACCACGACAAGGTGCGCGACGACGTGTCCAGCGCGATCCGGGGCATCACGCTCATCATCAACCTCGCCGCCGCGGTGCTGCTCGTCATCGCCTATCCGTTCGCCGCCGTGTTCGAGACCGGCAGCTTCCCGGACACCGCGGCCCTCGGCAACGTCGTCATCGCGTTCACCCTCGGCTTGGTGCCGTTCTCGATGCTGTTCGTCGTGCAACGCACGTTCTACGCACTCGGCGACACCCGAACGCCGTTCCGCTTCACGCTCTTCCAGGTCATCGTGTTCACGGCAGGTGCGTTCTCATGTCTCCTGCTCCCCAAGGATCTGCTGGCTGCCGGCATCGCCCTGGTCACGACGATCGCGTGCATGGCTCAGCTCACCGTTGCCGCATGGCTGCTGCGGCGTCGCCTCGACACGCTCGACGGGCGGCGCATCCTCGGCGGCTTCGCTCGCTCGCTCGCAGCGCTCGTGCTGCCTCTCCTCGCGGGTGTCGGGCTCCTGATCCTGCTCGGCGGCACCGTGGAAGGCGGGTTCGCCGTCTCCGGCATCTTCGGCGCCGTCGTCTCGATGGCCGTCATCGGCACGGTCATGGCCGTGCTCTACTTCGGCGGCCTGTGGTTGCTGCGGTCGCCCGAGCTTCGTGGGTTCGCCACGCCGCTGGTCGCGCGTCTCCGCCGAGGCTGA